A portion of the Acidimicrobiia bacterium genome contains these proteins:
- the tatC gene encoding twin-arginine translocase subunit TatC, translated as MTQQATMSFFDHLGELRSRVIKCVVAILVGSVVAFFFNEWILEKLAQPYIDVTGEGLAFFRPTEAFSLVMKLSLFGGVIIASPVIIYQLWRFVSPALTKRERRYLIPLSTILAVLFAAGVALGYWSLERGLSFLIGFGGPGLEAVVGAEFYLSFAMRFILAFGLAFEFPVFLFTAAAAGLVTSAKLRAQWRWVVLGIVVGAALMTPSGDPLTLTLLSAPLYVLFELTLLAIKLILKR; from the coding sequence GTGACCCAGCAGGCGACGATGAGCTTCTTCGACCACCTCGGCGAGCTCCGCTCGCGGGTCATCAAGTGCGTCGTCGCCATCCTCGTCGGCTCGGTCGTGGCGTTCTTCTTCAACGAGTGGATCCTCGAGAAGCTCGCCCAGCCCTACATCGATGTCACGGGTGAGGGGTTGGCGTTCTTCAGGCCCACCGAGGCCTTCAGCCTCGTCATGAAGCTGTCGCTCTTCGGTGGGGTGATCATCGCCAGCCCGGTGATCATCTACCAGCTGTGGCGCTTCGTCAGCCCCGCCCTCACGAAGCGAGAGCGCCGCTACCTGATCCCCCTCTCGACGATCCTGGCGGTCCTCTTCGCCGCCGGCGTCGCCTTGGGGTACTGGTCGCTCGAGCGGGGACTCTCCTTCCTCATCGGGTTCGGCGGACCGGGCCTCGAAGCCGTCGTCGGAGCCGAGTTCTATCTCAGCTTCGCGATGCGCTTCATCCTGGCATTCGGGCTGGCGTTCGAGTTCCCGGTGTTCCTGTTCACCGCCGCGGCGGCGGGCCTGGTGACGAGCGCCAAGCTGCGCGCCCAGTGGCGCTGGGTGGTGCTCGGCATCGTGGTCGGTGCGGCACTCATGACCCCGAGCGGCGACCCGTTGACATTGACCCTGCTCTCCGCCCCCCTGTACGTGCTCTTCGAGCTGACGCTGCTCGCCATCAAGCTCATCCTCAAGAGGTGA